The Megalobrama amblycephala isolate DHTTF-2021 linkage group LG7, ASM1881202v1, whole genome shotgun sequence genome window below encodes:
- the htr1fb gene encoding 5-hydroxytryptamine receptor 1F: MSNNFTMDPINCSTVDLSDVLASRMSPSKILLSLTLSFLAVATTAINSLVITAILITRKLRQPANYLICSLAVTDLLVAVLVMPVSIVYIAEERWVLGPIVCHLWLGVDVTCCTCSILHLAAIALDRYRAITDAVAYSQKRTYKRAIITILALWTLSVLVSLPPLVWRKSSSVEHKDGKREVMDCWIEHDHVAFTVYSTFGAFYIPLALILVLYYKIYKAAETLRNRRGSSRLVKQTVSSVMLPGMSSDKDIALSPDAFCPIEKSFSDPSTDGERVRITSSSGNLIKVRRNPGARERRAALTLGLILGAFVVCWLPFFLKEVIVNICPTCSASAVLADFLTWLGYLNSLINPLIYTIFNEDFKKAFKKLLPLCCSNVL; encoded by the coding sequence ATGTCGAATAATTTCACCATGGACCCCATCAATTGCTCAACTGTGGATCTTTCTGATGTTCTGGCCAGCCGGATGAGTCCCAGTAAGATCCTCCTCTCCCTGACTCTCTCCTTCCTGGCTGTGGCGACCACCGCCATCAACTCCCTGGTCATCACTGCTATCCTGATCACCCGCAAACTCCGCCAACCCGCCAACTACCTCATCTGCTCTCTGGCCGTGACAGACCTCCTGGTAGCTGTTCTAGTGATGCCTGTCAGCATTGTGTACATCGCAGAAGAGAGATGGGTTCTCGGTCCGATAGTATGCCACCTGTGGTTGGGCGTCGATGTCACATGCTGCACCTGTTCAATTTTACACCTGGCCGCCATTGCGCTTGATCGATACCGCGCCATCACAGATGCTGTGGCGTATTCCCAGAAACGCACGTATAAAAGAGCAATCATAACCATTTTAGCCCTGTGGACACTGTCTGTGTTGGTGTCTCTACCGCCTTTAGTGTGGAGGAAATCCTCTAGTGTGGAACACAAGGATGGGAAGAGGGAAGTCATGGACTGCTGGATTGAGCACGACCACGTGGCCTTCACTGTCTACTCCACTTTTGGAGCATTCTATATTCCACTGGCCCTCATTTTGGTTCTTTACTACAAGATCTACAAGGCGGCGGAGACACTGCGTAACCGTCGAGGGAGCAGCCGATTAGTCAAACAGACAGTGAGCAGTGTCATGCTTCCTGGAATGAGCTCTGATAAAGACATCGCCCTCAGTCCCGACGCATTCTGCCCAATCGAGAAGTCATTTTCCGATCCATCAACAGATGGGGAAAGGGTGCGCATCACTTCCTCGTCAGGTAATCTCATCAAGGTCCGCAGGAACCCAGGGGCTAGGGAGAGACGGGCTGCTTTGACATTAGGACTAATCCTGGGAGCCTTCGTGGTGTGTTGGCTACCGTTCTTCCTGAAGGAGGTGATAGTGAATATTTGCCCGACCTGCAGCGCCTCTGCTGTGCTTGCAGATTTCCTCACCTGGCTTGGGTATCTCAATTCCCTCATCAATCCGCTAATATACACCATCTTTAACGAGGActttaaaaaagcatttaaaaaacttCTGCCCCTCTGTTGCAGCAATGTCCTTTGA
- the cldng gene encoding claudin-like protein ZF-A9 translates to MSTGLQLLGTTLGILGWLGIIISCAIPLWRVTAFIGNNIVTAQIMWEGLWMSCVVQSTGQMQCKVYDSMLALSQDLQASRAILIIAALFGLIGIFASFAGGKCTNCLADGFAKARVAAVGGAAFVTAGVLGLVPSSWTAHRVIGDFYNPLVAQAQKRELGAAIFICWGAAVLMLIGGGLLCSSCPKGRASRGGRYMPASQNGRERLEYV, encoded by the coding sequence ATGTCTACTGGATTACAGCTCCTTGGAACCACACTAGGCATTCTTGGCTGGCTGGGCATCATCATATCATGTGCGATTCCTCTTTGGCGTGTGACCGCTTTTATTGGAAACAACATTGTGACGGCGCAAATAATGTGGGAGGGACTGTGGATGAGCTGCGTGGTGCAGAGCACTGGTCAAATGCAGTGTAAAGTGTACGACTCAATGCTGGCTCTTTCCCAGGACCTACAAGCTTCTCGTGCTATCCTTATCATTGCTGCCCTTTTTGGTCTAATTGGCATATTTGCCAGTTTTGCAGGTGGTAAATGTACTAACTGCTTGGCAGATGGTTTTGCAAAGGCTCGGGTTGCTGCCGTAGGAGGGGCCGCCTTCGTCACTGCAGGAGTCTTGGGTTTGGTGCCATCTAGTTGGACTGCCCATAGGGTCATTGGGGACTTCTACAATCCTCTAGTGGCTCAAGCTCAAAAGAGGGAGTTGGGAGCAGCCATCTTTATCTGCTGGGGGGCAGCGGTTCTCATGCTGATTGGTGGTGGCCTTCTCTGCAGTTCTTGCCCAAAAGGAAGAGCGTCCAGAGGGGGTCGGTATATGCCGGCTTCTCAAAATGGAAGAGAGCGCTTGGAGTATGTGTGA